The DNA window CTCGAACGCACTCTCACAGCGACGGCTGCTGCTCCAGTCGCTGCGCCGGTCGGAGTCCTCGATCAGTCCGGTCTTGCCGCGCATGGCCACGTCGCCGTCGTACCACCCTCGCGCGAGCAGCTCCGGGATGTGGTAGTAACCGGCATATTGCCTGGCGTTGTACGGGGGATCGAGGTAGAGCAGCTCGAAGTCGCCGGCATCGCCGATGGCATCGATGGCGTCCGCGCGCGCGGCCGTGCAGCCATTGCCGCGTACGAGGCGCTCGGTCCGCAGCTGGAGCGGTCGGAGCGCGTTCGGCTGCCACGACTTGACGAAGGCCGCATAGACGCCGGTGGTGTTCGCGACGCGGTCGGCGCCTTCGATCAATGCCGCAAGGAGGGTATGGTATGCGTCGCGGTCGATCGCACCGCCGCGGAACCACTCCTCGATCCGGTCACGAACGTGATCGATCCGGGCGGCGTTTTCGGGCGTGAAGTACATCCGGCCGTGAACAGCGCCCGCAGCGCCGGCCGGCGAGTAGTGCTCGTGGATGAACCCGGGTTCCGCGGGCAGGCGATTCAGCCAGGCGAGTGCGTGACGCACGTCCCGGCCGCCGATCACGTCCGCGATGCCATCGAAGCGGGGCGGCGCCGTGACCTCCACGTAGGCTCGCGCAAACACATAACCGTACTCCATGATGTCGGAGGCGGATGTATGGAACTGCCATCGCTTGAGCGCCCGTGCGACGCTGGCCGTACCGCTGAACGGGTCCACGGCGCGGCCCGGCGCGATCCCGCGACTTCGCAGGACCCGCCGTATGAAGCCGAGCAGCCGCGTCTTGTTGCCTATGTACCGCAAGCAGTATGGTCAGTTGGGGGATGGAGCCGGCGCGGCGCCATGGAATGGCTTCCGCCCGGCAGGATCCGACGTCCCAATATGCGCGGTCGTGTGTCCCGGGTCCATCCTCATCCGCCCCGGGTGACGGCTTACCGGCGGATCTGTGTGGAAAAAGTCGGGAACAGCAGGGCATCAGCGTGTTATATTGTCAGCGAACCGATCATCATTGAAACGCCCGGCGGGATGGCGGGCTTCACACCGGTTTCACCGGGAGCGAATGGGACCGATCATCGTCGTCGCTGAGGACAATCAGCCGTTTCGATCCATGCTCGTATCCACACTGGCCATGAACGGGTATACGCCAGTTCCCGCCGCCGACGGGCATGAGGCCCTGCTTCGCGTGAAGGAATCGATGACCGCCGCGCTGCTGATCGACGTAAGCCTGCCGGGTATGAGCGGCGTGCGGGTAGTGGAGGTGCTGCGCGCGCAGCCCGAATGGGCGCATCTGCCGGTGATCGGCATGAGCGGCTATGACCTGCCGGATGACGAAGCGGAGCTCTTCACGTGTTTCCTGCACAAGCCGCTGGTCCTGGCTGAGTTGCTGGACTACCTCAACCAGCTCGTGCCGCTGACCGCTCATGAGGACGGATGACCATGGATGAGGGCACCCAGTATCGCGTAACGATCCGCTTCGGCACGCCGCGCCAGCAGTACCACGTGATGGATCTCACGGCGAACTCACTGCGCGAAGCCATGCGGATGGCCACTGAGGACTTTCCCGAGGCCGCCCTCCAGGACGCCGACCTGATGGAGATCCGCCGCCAGACCCAGCCCGACGAGCGCGAGTAGCCCGGCCACACCGCGGGCTCGCCGCGCGCTATTTCACCTCCAGCGCTCCGGACACCTCGACCAGCTCATCGAACTCGGCTGCGATCGCGGCACGATCGCGTGCGAGACGCTCCTGGTGGTCGCGCCGGCTGAGCACCCGCAGGAACAGCTGGGCGTCCTCGCGGAACCGGCCCCAGCGGTCCCGCCACGCGAGCGCCGAGAATCCGCACAACGGTACGACGGCCGCGGCAATCAGTGCGCCCCGGAGTCCATCGACGAGTGCGCCCGCCGCGATCGCCACCAGCATGGTGAGCGGTACAGCGATGAACGCCGTCGCGAGCTTGTACGTCGCGACCGCTTCGTAATCGGGCCGGACCAGGCGCAGGGTGAGCTTCGGCGCGATCCAGGTCGGATACCAGATGATGGCGCCGGCGAGCGCTGGAAGAGCGAGCGCGAGCAGCAGCATTGTCTGAACGGCGATATAGCGCACGGTACCAGCGAACGTGTAGCGGGGCGGCACGTCACCGTCGGCCACGCCGAGCAGCTGTGAGCGGCGGCGGTAGCGACCCACAGCACGTGCGAGACGCTGGTGCCGGGGGGCGTCGTGCGCGCGCAGCCAGGCGAGGCCGCGGGCGAACGCACGCATGCGAGGGAGACGATCGGCGAGCGGATCGCGTTCGCGCCACCGGCTCACGCCCTTCTCCCGTGCATACAGCCGTTCAGCGGTATCGATCAGCTCCGCGTCGCGGTGTTCCGCGACGTTGAGTGTCAGGTCCGCGAGACGTACTGCAATGCGGTCCGTCAGGGCGCGAACGGCCGCGACCTCGTCCGCGGCATGCAGCGCGCGCAGGTCCATGATGTCGAACGGCTCCCCGATGACGGCCAGCACGCGGCCGCGGAAGCGGTCCTTGCCGTGGTAGGTGAGGCCGACGGGCACGATCTTCAGACCGAGCGACCATCCGGACGCGTGTTCCGCACCGATTGCAATGCGTGCTGCGCCCGTGCGCATCGGCGCGAGCGAAGGATCCGAATGACTCTTTCCTTCCGGGTAGATCTGCACGGCGTCTCCCGCGCGCAGCGCATCGATGGCTCCGCGGAATGTCTGCTCATTGCGATGCATCTGCGACGGATCATCCTGCGCGCGGTAAACCGGGAGACCTCCGAGGCCACGCAGCATCGTACCGACCATGCGCTGCTTGAAGAGCGGGGCTTTCGCGAGCGGACGCGTCGGCCGGCCGGCCACGCGGAATACGACGAGCGGATCGAGCAGGCTGTTGGGGTGATTCGCGACGACGAGCACGGGCCCGGTGGGGATCGGCCCACCCACCCGTTCGATCGTCTGGAACACGCCGGCGGCCCAGCCGGCGCCGCGCGTGATGAGCCGGCTGGCATCCATGCGATGAAGATGGCGCGCGCCGGGAGAACG is part of the Longimicrobiales bacterium genome and encodes:
- a CDS encoding 1-acyl-sn-glycerol-3-phosphate acyltransferase, which produces MDASRLITRGAGWAAGVFQTIERVGGPIPTGPVLVVANHPNSLLDPLVVFRVAGRPTRPLAKAPLFKQRMVGTMLRGLGGLPVYRAQDDPSQMHRNEQTFRGAIDALRAGDAVQIYPEGKSHSDPSLAPMRTGAARIAIGAEHASGWSLGLKIVPVGLTYHGKDRFRGRVLAVIGEPFDIMDLRALHAADEVAAVRALTDRIAVRLADLTLNVAEHRDAELIDTAERLYAREKGVSRWRERDPLADRLPRMRAFARGLAWLRAHDAPRHQRLARAVGRYRRRSQLLGVADGDVPPRYTFAGTVRYIAVQTMLLLALALPALAGAIIWYPTWIAPKLTLRLVRPDYEAVATYKLATAFIAVPLTMLVAIAAGALVDGLRGALIAAAVVPLCGFSALAWRDRWGRFREDAQLFLRVLSRRDHQERLARDRAAIAAEFDELVEVSGALEVK
- a CDS encoding response regulator — protein: MGPIIVVAEDNQPFRSMLVSTLAMNGYTPVPAADGHEALLRVKESMTAALLIDVSLPGMSGVRVVEVLRAQPEWAHLPVIGMSGYDLPDDEAELFTCFLHKPLVLAELLDYLNQLVPLTAHEDG
- a CDS encoding DNA adenine methylase; this encodes MRYIGNKTRLLGFIRRVLRSRGIAPGRAVDPFSGTASVARALKRWQFHTSASDIMEYGYVFARAYVEVTAPPRFDGIADVIGGRDVRHALAWLNRLPAEPGFIHEHYSPAGAAGAVHGRMYFTPENAARIDHVRDRIEEWFRGGAIDRDAYHTLLAALIEGADRVANTTGVYAAFVKSWQPNALRPLQLRTERLVRGNGCTAARADAIDAIGDAGDFELLYLDPPYNARQYAGYYHIPELLARGWYDGDVAMRGKTGLIEDSDRRSDWSSSRRCESAFEALVAAARCRHIMMSYNAEGIIRESAIERVLREHGRRGTYKRYRQQYRRYRSDSDSATRRYRANNVYEYLYCVSR